The following nucleotide sequence is from Flavobacteriales bacterium.
ATATCTGAAATGTTATGGCAAGATTTACAATAAGAAATTTTACTTCTCAGATCGATAAAAGCCTCACCAAAATCACGTACTTCATCTTTATCCATTTTCAAAAGATGTAAAGCCAAACGCATAGCCGATTTACGGCCTATGCCTGGTAACTTGGCAAACTGTTCTACTGCATCTTGTATCAGTTTAGAGGAAAAGTTCATAAAACAAAAATAAGAGAAACAATGTAAAAAATAATGATATTGATTTAGAGTTATTGACAAAGAGCAATCCTTGTAATTCAACTTAAATTCTATCTTTGCGACTATGCAATTGTCGGTTATCATTGTTAATTATAATGTCAAAAATCTCCTCAGAGATTGTTTGTTAAGTGTGCAAAAGGCAGCACTCAAGCTAGACACAGAAATAATTGTGGTAGACAATGCTTCTAGTGATGGGTCTGTAAAAATGCTTCAAGAAGAATTTAAAGGCGTTAAACTCATTGCTAACTCTAAAAATGTTGGTTTTTCTACTGCCAACAATCAAGGTATTGCTCAAGCTAAAGGACAATATATTTTAATCCTCAACCCTGACACCCTAGTTTACGAACAGACTTTTAACGATTGCATGAAATTCTGCTCTGAAAACACCAACTGTGGCGGTATTGGTGTTCAGATGCTAGATGCAAATTCTAATTTCCTCAAAGAATCCAAACGAGGCTTTCCTACCCCTAAAGATTCTTTGTTAAGGTTGAGCTTTCTCAATCGCTTATTTCCCAAATCAGCCTATTTCAATGGTTATTATCTTGGTCATTTGAATAAAGATGAAAATCATAAAGTCGATGTGTTGGCTGGGGCTTTCATCTGGATTAAGAAATCCATAGTTGATGAAGTAAATGGCTTAGATGAGCAATTCTTTATGTACGGCGAAGACATCGACTTCTCTTACCGCATACAACAAGCTGGATATGACAATTATTATCTAGGGACTATTTCTATTTTACATTACAAAGGAGAAAGCACCGATACTTACAGTTTTAAATATATCGAACGCTTTTATGGTGCTATGAAAATTTTCTCTAAAAAGCATTACCCCTATTCTTATCCACTTTATCATTTGGGAATCAATACCTTAATAATTCTACACGGTGTTTTTAATTATTTTAGAAGATTACTTCTTAAAAAAGGGTGATGATTAAGTGATATATTTTACTAATTTAGCCACACAAACTAACACACTTTTAAATGGCAAAAATCGAGTTAATAATGCCGAAAATGGGCGAAAGTGTAGCAGAAGCTACTATCATCAGTTGGCATAAAGAAGTAGGCGAAACCATTGAAATGGATGAAACCATTGTTGAGATTGCAACCGACAAAGTCGATTCAGAAGTGCCATCTTCTCTAGAAGGTGTGTTGGTAGAAAAACTTTTTGATGTCGATGCTGTCGTGAAAGTTGGTGAGCCTTTTGCTATTATTGAAACTTCTGCTGAGGAAAGTAATGAACCAGCCACTCAAGAAAAAATGCCAGAAAGCCCTGCTTCTACTCCAGAAGTAGCCCAGAAGATAGAAGAAGAGATTGCCCAAGTCAAAGAAAGTGTACAAAAAATAGAAAATAAAGGTGAACGTTTTTATTCTCCACTGGTACGTTCTATTGCTAGTGAGGAAGGGTTAAGCATTGCTGATCTTGATCAAATTACTGGTAGCGGGAAAGATGGAAGAGTTACTAAAACCGATTTGTTGGACTACCTACAAAACAAAGGCACGTCAGCACCTACTGTTGAAGCTCCAAAAGTACCAACACCATCCCCTACTCCAACACCAAAAGCAGCAACAAGCACACCACCCAAAGTGAGTATGAGTGGCGATAAAGAAATTGTTGAAATGGACCGTATGAGAAAGCTCATTGCAGACCATATGATTATGTCCAAGCAAACCTCTCCACACGTTACTTCCTTTGTAGAAGCTGACGTTACAACTCTTGTAAATTGGAGAAACAGAATCAAAGACGACTTCAAAAAACGTGAAGGACAGAACATTACCTTTACACCTATCTTTATAGAAGCAGTAGCCAAAGCCATTAAAGATTTTCCTATGATAAACGTATCGGTAGATGGTACAAATATCGTAGTTCATAAAGATATCAATATTGGTATGGCGGCAGCCCTACCCTCAGGTAATTTGATTGTCCCTGTGGTCAAAGGTGCTGACCAGATGAATTTAATGGGCATTACCAAAACGGTTAACGATTTGGCAAACAGAGCACGTAACAACCAACTGAAACCTGATGAAATACAAGGCGGTACTTTTACCCTGACTAATGTCGGTTCTTTTGGTAATGTTATGGGTACGCCAATTATTAATCAGCCTCAAGTAGCCATTATGGCGGTTGGTGCAATAAAGAAGAAACCAGCAGTTATAGAAACACCTCACGGCGATTTAATAGGAATACGTCATATGATGTTCTTATCCCTATCTTACGACCATAGAGTAGTTGATGGTGCACTAGGTGGCAGTTTTCTTAGAAAAGTAGCCGATTACCTTGAACAATTTGACGATAACACTAGCATTTAAAATATCTTATGGAATTAACACTTAAAAAGCCAATTGTATTTTTCGATTTAGAAACAACAGGTGTGGCTGTTGCCAAAGACAGAATTGTAGAGATATCTATCTATAAAGTACACCCTAACGGCAACAAAGAAAGTAAAACATGGTTGGTAAATCCTACCATACCCATTCCTGCAGAAACTACTGCCGTTCATGGAATTGACGATGCTAAAGTTGCCAACGAGCCTACTTTTAAAGAATTAGCTCATGACATTAAAAACATGATGGAAGGATGCGACCTAGCTGGTTACAATTCTAACCGTTTTGATATCCCCTTGTTGGCTGAAGAATTCCTGAGAGCTGACTTGGATTTTGACATGAAAAAACGCAAGGCAGTAGATGTGCAAAACATTTTCCACAAAATGGAACAGCGTACCCTTTCGGCTGCCTACAAATTCTATTGTGAAAAAGACCTAGAAAACGCCCATAGCGCTGAAGCCGATACACAAGCGACTTATGAAATTCTAACGGCTCAACTCGATAGATATGATGAATTAGAAAACGATATTGATTTTCTATCTGAATTTTCTACTCGAGGAAAACCTTTTGCTGATATGGCAGGATTCATTGTCTTTAATGAGGACAACGAAGAATGTTTTTCATTTGGCAAATACAAAGGACAAACCGTTGTTAGTGTATTGCAAACCAATCCGGGCTATTTCTCTTGGATTCAACAAGCCGATTTCCCCCTATACACCAAGAAAGTACTGACTCAAATTAAACTCAGAGATTTCTAAAATGGAAGAAAGTTCTAATATTTTTCTACATCTTTTAATAGGTCCATTACTGTTAGTATTAAGTCTTATTTTCTTCTATTTCCCTCCTAAAAAAATTAATTTGATTTATGGACACAGGACCACATTATCTATGAAGAATCAAGATACTTGGAACGAAGCCAATAAAAGAAGTCCTTATATGATGCTTTTAGTTTCGGCTATTACTTGTATCTTTCAATTGATAGGAATTGTTTTTAATATAGCATTTGATAAAACAATTCTTTACGCTACTATTTTTTTAGTCGCTGGATTAATTATTGGAGGAATATTGATAGAACAACAATTGAAAACCATTTTTGATAAAGACGGCAATAGAAAAAAGCAGGTATGAAAATCATTTGTATAGGAAGAAATTATGTCAATCACGCCAAAGAATTGGGCAATGCTATCCCTAGTGAACCCGTATTCTTTCTCAAGCCAGATACTGCTATTTCGCCCAAAGGTCACCCTTTTTTTATTCCTGATTTCACAAACAATGTGCATTACGAGGTAGAATTAGTAATTAAAATCAATCGTCTAGGCAAACACATCGAAGAGCAATTTGCTCATAAGTACTACAGTGAGATTGGTCTAGGAATAGACTTTACTGCAAGGGACATTCAAGAAGAGGTTAAAGCTAAGGGTTTACCATGGGAAAGAGCCAAAGGTTTTGATGGCTCGGCAGTTATCAGCCGTACATTCATAAACAAAGAAGAATTGGATATAAACAACATCGGTTTTTCATTAAGTAAAAATGGGGATAACGTTCAAGAAGGCAATTCTAAAGATATGCTCTTTAATTTCGATAAAATCATTGCTTATATCTCGCAGTTTTACACCCTTAAGATTGGTGACCTTATCTATACAGGAACACCTGCTGGTGTTGGACAAGTAGCAAATGGCGATGTGCTAGAAGGTTTTATCAGCACTCAAAAGATGTTTGTTGTTAAGGTGAGATGAAAAAAGAAGCTCTTATCCATGAATTAACTGTTATGCAAAATGCGGCTTTAGTTCATAGAAATAAGGCTTGTCAATATGTCTTAAATGACAAATCCAATATTCCTTTACTTATTGAACTTACCTTTGAAATAAAGGTCAAATTATCTATTCGAGCCGCTTGGATTTTAGAACTCGTCTGTAAAGAATCCTTAAATCACATCATTCCTTACCTAGATACCTTTATTCAAAATATGGATAAAGTAAAATTTGATAGTGCCAAACGCCCGTGCGCCAAAATAGGCGAACTCATCGCTTTGGATTACGAAAATGACGGCATCATAAAAACTAAGCTCACACCAAAACATAAAGAACAATTGATAAGTTGTTGTTTTGACTGGATGATAAGCAATGAAAAACTAGCTGTTGACGCCTATGCTATGATGATTTTATACATTTTTGGAAAAGAAATAGATTGGATTCATCAAGAATTAAGCAGTATTTTAGAGAATAATATGGCTAATAAAAGTGCTGGATATAGAGCACGAGGTTTGAAACTTTTAAAGCTAATGAAGACTTAATCCACAATGTTTAGTCTTTCCACACGCACCTCATTTCCTACAGTAGCCTCAAGCAAATAAATACCTGATTGTAAAGAAGGGATTTCAATAGGCATCATAGTATAAGACCAAGCGATATTATCTTCCATAATTACTCGCCCTTGCATATCTATTAAACGATAAGATATATCCGTATTATTAGCTGTATAAAGATAAGCGACAGCATTGCATTGTACTGGATTAGGATAAATATCTAAAGCCACTTCTTCTACATCTTCAAGAGCTAGTAATAAAGCATTCGCTAAAGCATAGTTGGGAATACCGTAACCCAATTGCTCGTCAGGATTCTGATAAAGGTGGGCACTCTGTATAATAGCATCTATAATTTGCATATTACTCTTATCGTAGTGCGATTGCCACAAACAAGCCGTCATTCCTGCAATAATAGGCGATGAGAAAGAAGTGCCATTGCTAGTAGATATAGCATTACTAGATGTAATAACCGTAGTGTTACCCCCTTGAGCTGAAACAGATGGCTTGACTCTACCGTCTGAAGATGGACCATAAGAAGAAAAAGAGGATACTTGTCTGTCCCCATAGACCGAACCCACACTCAGAATACTATCTGCATCGGCAGGGGCACCAATATAATACCAAGGGTTATTGCCCGAATTACCCGCCGAATTGCATACAATCATTCCCTTTCTACTCGCCATAGTAGCAGCACGAGTAATGACCGTAGTCTTTCCATCCAAATCAGCATAGGTATGGTTTTGAGATTCTATATCAAAGGTCGTATAACCTAGGGAAGAATTGATGATATCTACCCCTACACTGTCGGCAAATTCGGCAGCTACTGCCCAATTGTATTCTTCAATAAGCGTTTCACTACCAGCGTCTTCAGTTCTTAAAAGCCAATAACTGGCTTTTGGAGCAGTACCCCTAAATTCATCTTGTATATAGCCTCCCATAACTGAAAGAACAGACATACCGTGATAATTATCCTCGTAAACAGAACTTTCTCCATCTACATAATCCCATGTACCAAGAATCTGATTATTAGCAAACAAATGCTCAAAAGCATCTATCCAATCCGTATTTCTAAAACCAGCATCTAAAACTGCTATATGCATCCCTTGACCTTGATAGCCTTGCTCATGCAGGCTAACACCCTCAATCATTTCTATCTGATTTCTTGCATCACCATAATCATTTTCAAAAACGATATCATCGAATTTTGACGATTGTCTGCCGCCTAATAAATCAAAGAAAATTTGTAATGTATCCACTTGTTTCACAAAATCTAACGCAAGCAAAGCGTCTGCATTATTACCTGAATATAAGGCTGTTACACCATTAAACCATTTGCTTTTGTTGAGGATTGTAAATCCCAAATCTTGTAAGGTCAAAAGGTAACTCGTAGGTATGGGCAAATCGGAATAATGTAAAGGTATATTTTGTTTTTCTCGGCGGTCAATAGCTCTTTGAGAAAATAAATCTAAAGGTGAAAAGTCACTTACTAAGTGACTGCCTTTGTCTTCGAAAGCAATCCATAGTTTTACAGAGAGACTATCTTGTGAAAAGGCTAGTATTGGAAATAATATGAGGAAAGTTAAAAGTCTCATTTTTTAGCTATGAAACCTCCTCCCAATACATCATTACCTTCGTAAAACACTGCCGATTGTCCCGGTGCAATACCTTCTACTTTCTTATGAAACAGTACTTTTATTTCGTTATCAAGATTGGTCAAGGTGGACTGCTCCCCTTTATGCTTGTAGCGTACTTTGGTTAAACTTTCAAAGTCATTAGGAATACGGTCGTACTTGATAAAGTTTAAGCCTTTAACAATCATTTCTTGCTTGTTCAAATCTTCTTTTGTACCAACCACTACTTCATTCGTTTCTGGCTTTATTTCTACAACATAAGAGGCTTCTAATCCGAATGAAACACCCAGTTTACGCTGACCAATGGTGTAAAAAGGATAACCGTCGTGAGTACCTATCACCTCTCCCTTGGTATTGATGAAGTTTCCTCCTTTAACCTGCTCTTCTAAACCCTCAACTTTACGCTTTAAAAAGCCTCTATAGTCGTTATCTGGAATAAAGCAAATTTCATAACTCTCAGGTTTCTTTGCCAATTCCTCATAACCTCTATCAATAGCCATCTGCTTGATATCGTCTTTATGGTATTGCCCCATAGGAAAAATGGTTCTGCTCAAACACTCTTGAGAAAGCCCCCAAAGGACATAAGATTGGTCTTTCCATTCGTCAATACCCTTAGATACCACATAACGACCATTTTCCTCCCTTACCTGTGCATAATGTCCAGTAGCAATGTATTTACAACCCAATTGATCGGCACGTTTTAAAAGAGCTTCCCACTTGATGTGTGTATTGCACAATACGCAAGGGTTAGGTGTTCTACCTGCAATGTATTCGTCCACGAAGTTATCAATGATATAATCACCAAATTCATTACGAATATCGAGTATTATATGGGGAAAACCGCAATCTACCGCCAACTGACGAGCATCGTTTATGGAGTCCAAACTGCAACAGCCTGTTTCCTTGTTCGAGCCACCAGAATTGACATAATCCCATGTCTTCATTGTTATACCAACCACCTCATAACCTTGCTCATGTAGCATCAAAGCAGTAACGGTACTATCAATACCACCACTCATGGCGACTAACACTTTTTCTTTCTTATCCATCTTGCCTTCCTTGAGAGATTCCATCAATGTATTCTATCTGATAATCAAAAGATTTATCGTCTTTATAATACTTCCAAATACCCACTTTGATATCGTTTGAATATTTGCCTTGGTATTTTTTCACTCCTTCTGAATTGTAAAGGGTGTATGTGCCTTCTAATTTATTTGCTGCATAGTTCGCACTTACCTTTAATTGTCCGTTCCTGTAATACTGCAGACTTTTTCCCTCTTTTTTACCTGCTGAATAGGTCGTCTTATCTAGTACATTACCATCGGCATAAAATAAAGTTGTCTCCCCTTCTAACTGACCGTTTTTGTAATTCTCCTCTCTTATAAGATTTTCTCTAGTGTCGTAATATTTCCAAAGCTGTTCTTTCTGTTCATGTATATAAAGTCCCACTGCTTTGACCTTATTGTTGGAATGGTACAGACGAGCTGAAGCATATTCACCCTCGTTAAAGTATTCCAAATTGGCTTTTAAAAGACCACGTTCGTTATAGTACAAAAATATACCTGAAGGTTTATCATCAATAAAGCTACCTTCATAGCGCAATTGTCCGTTGTCGTAATTTTGTGACCACTTGCCTTGCTTATGCCCTAAATCGTCAGTGATATTCTGAGCAAAAGTGATGGCAGAAATAAGTAAAAAGAAAATGATTTTATACATAGTGCAAAATTAATAAGAAATCGGTCTAAATAAACAAAGATTGATTTTCTATTTTAAATCCAGAAAAAAAACACCGAATACTACATTGAATTGACTGAAAAAGAACGATTGTTTGGCTACATCTATTGTGTTACTTGTCGTTCTTATATGCGGCATATTTATCCATCCTCCCTTGAGTTCGGCTTGAATAAAAACCTTTTTGTAATCAAAACGTAAGCCTGTAACTATACTCGCACCATATCCCGAGAGATGAAACTCATCGAAGCGTTCGTGCCCCAAAAGTGTTGTATTGGTCTTAGGAACTATAAGACCTAAACCCAATCCGTGCATTTCACTCATTTTAAAACTCTTGTATTCTGTTAAAAGCTTAGTTTTTCGCAATTCCACATTGACATAGTTTAGTCCATCGGTATGTTCAAACTGTAAAAAATCTGGTGAAAGGCTTATCTCATCGCTTGAATAATTACCATCATAAGGAGTATTGCTTTGTGCTATTTCTCCTGATATACTTACCTTTTGGTTGGCTACCATCAAATACTTCATGTGATCCATCCCAATGGATATATCATAATTGTTTTTCAGATAATAACCCAAGCGATAATTGTACTGTGGAATGGTAAATGTAGTTGGGCTAAAATAGGTAGAAAAGTCAAAGGCCGTTTGTCGATCTTTTGCTTGAACATCGCTCAAAATGAAATCATAATGCTCACCACTGAAATGTAGGTTTGATGTCGAATACTGAGAGCCATTCCAACCCCAGTATAGATAAAAAGAACCTACTTTATTTTCTTGCTCCACCCCTTGACCCAAAACTAAAAAAGGCATAAAATAAAGAATGAAGAAAAAAGATGTTTTCATAAGTAACACTGCAAAAATAGATTATTTATTCAGCCTACAACCAATGATTCCATTATAGAATATAACTAATACTAAATGGACTATGTTAGGCAGGAACAATATATTCAAACTGTTAAACGCTGGTATTCGTTTTTAATCGTTCTATTTTGTTGCTTTGATAATTAGGAATTGGCTTATTTTAGTTTATTTCTTATCATATTATTTATAATAATACTCATGTTAGAATCTACAAGCATACTTCCACTTGAAGTTATGGAACCAGTTGAAAATACTGATCCGCCATTTGGTGTTTCAAAATAGACCATATCGGCACCTCCGTGCCTGCTTGCTCCTTCTTTACCTAATTCATAAACAGCTTCTTGTTTTACTCCTCTAGCCAATAGAATAATATTGTCAGGTGAATTGGAGGTCATTTTATCAGTTTCATGACCAGATGCATATTTGCGATTAACACTTTTTCCAAATAAATCTCCATTTTCCAACTTGGTGTTTTCAAATAACCAATGATCTTCATTAATCACAACATATGGCATATATGTATCATAGCCAACTGCATCGTAAGCTGCGCCTAGTATCTTTTCCTCAGGTTTGCCAAGGTCTCTCCATTTTCCTCCTTTAGTAGAATCAGACTCATGAACACCTTGCGTTTTTATACACTCAATAGTATTGTTAGAAAGAGTAACCTTCCAGTACATACCGTTTGCCCCTATATGACATAAAGACCCCTTCTTATTAATATATGTCTCCATCCCATCAAAAGCATTTCGAGTCCAATATTCTGAATGAGTATTTAAAAATACTAAATCATAATCCATAAGTAAATTGGGGTTTAAATGAATATCAGTATCTGAAACGATGTCAAAACTATATTTTTCCCTTTCCAACCAATGAATAAGAGCTAATTCAGCATCAAACAGATGGCCTTTATACTCAAGGCCACCTACTATTTTAATAGGTCTTAATAAACTTAATTGTGAAGACTGTTTTTTAATTTTACAAGAATCATTAACCTCGTATCTGTAAAAATTGGCTTTACCCCAACCGTTGTAGGCATGCCACGTATTGGTTGATGCTACACATAATATCTTATTTTTTATTGGACTCTTTACAATTATTGGGATTTTAAATTGGTGATATTCATTAGACAAATTAATGGTCATATAGCTACTAACAGCATTTTTAGGTATCTTTATTTTATTTGTTAATATCCAATTACAACCATCTTTAAATGCGCATTGATTATAATTTTGAACAATACCGTTGCTATCATTAATTAATAATAACGATTTAGAGTCTAGGCTTTGATCTACCAATTCAATTTTAAAGTTTTTGCTTTTTGAACTTATGTATAGTTCTACAGTCTCTCCAGGTAAATAAGATATTTTATCTGTATATCCTTCAATCTTAGAATCGTTTTGTATGATTAAGGTAGAATCACATAAACAGTGTAATGAGTCTGCTCTAGAAATTGAATCTATTTGTGGTTTTGTTTGTGGTTTTATTTGTGTTTGATTTGTATTCGTATCACATGAATAGAACATGAATGCAAGAGGTAAAACAAATAAGGCTTTTAGTCTGTTTTTATTCCTGTTGAATACGAACAATTTAATCGTATCTAATACTAAATAAAGAATGAAGAAAAAAGATGTTTTCATAAGCAAATACAACAAAAATATTGATTGATAGTTTCTACTATATTTTTCTAAAACTACAAAAAACAAAGTTCTGAGTAGTGTCGAATGGTGTTTGGTGCTCTACCCTAATGCAATTAATTTTCTCGAACAAAGGTTTCAATCGTTCGGTCATTGAGCTTTCCGAATATTGTTTAATGTTTATCCCACTGCATTTTTTTGGGCCATCTTCTGAAAATGTGCCTATCACTAAAACACCAGATGAATTTATATTTTGTTCAGCTATTTTCAAATAGCTAGATATATCTTGTTCTTCTGTCAAAAAGTGAAATGCTGCTCGGTCGTGCCAAAAGTCATATTTTTCTGTCGGATTAAAAGCTGCTGCATCTGCAACAATCCATTTTACATTTTGGGCTTTTTCAGCAAGTCGTTGTTTTGCTCTTTCAATGGCTGCTGATGAAATATCAAGTACCGTAACATCCGTATAACCCAAATCGAGTAAACTATCTACCAAAAAACTGTCACCACCACCAATATCAATGATTTTTGCTGTTTTTGGGACATTAAATTCCATAATAAAATCCAATGAAGTGATGGGGATCGGTTGATACCAACTTACCTCTTTTAACTCTTTGGTCTGATAGACGTTCTCCCAATGTTTTTTACGGTCAAAATTTTCCATTATTGCAACTTTAGTTGAGTTGTAAAATTCTTTAAAGCCTAAACTTTAACATTATCAAAGATACCAACTTTAAGTTTAGTAGTAAGTTCGCAATTTAGGTATTCACAACTTTATTATTTATTTAACATCAACACCCAGTTTCACGGTTTACTTTAATCCAAACTTTAGGTGAGACTTTATTTCTAAAGGCATCGTATTTTACGATAGATTTAATTTTTATTTTTTTCAAATTGTAAAATTCAATTTCCTCATTACTCATCGAATGTACATCGTCTGCATCTGCTGCTGTTAGGGTAAACCCGTAAAAAACTGTATCCATACCTATTTGCTCAAATAAGTCGATGAATAAGTTATGCTCTTCAGAATTTCTTGGGTATTCGTAGCCTTCTTTATCTCCATCTGACCAAGAATCTGCTAAGAAAAAAGAATCTTCACATGTTGTAAATAGGATAATTGACAAAATGATTAGGGTGTACTTTTTCATAGTTTTAAAATATTGGTTGTGCTTAACTTGACTACTACCTGACTTGTGGAAATAAAAAAATCCCCAAGACAATATTGTCAAGGGGATTATAAAGTGTGAACTCGGAGGGAGTCGAACCCCCAACCTCTAGAGCCGTAATCTAGTGCACTATCCAGTTATGCTACGAGTCCAAATTCGTTTGCAAATATAAATTAGCTAATTGAATATGAGTACAAAAAATGAAATTATTTCTTCTTTCTTAGTTTGACCTTATTCTCATCGCCCCTTACTAGTCTTTCAATATTCCTTTGGTGGGTGGCAATCAATAATACCGGAACAAAAATGGAAAATATCATCATGGTCGGCACTAGGTTATCAGATAGATAGTACACCCCGAAAGGGAAAAACAAACCAGCAAAAATTGAACTTAAAGAAACGTATTTTGAAAACAATAAAGTCAGCACGAAAATAACGATAGATATAACTGCCGCTTCAGGGAAAACGCCAATCATAAAACCTAGTAGCGTTGCGACACCCTTTCCTCCTCTAAAACCTACATATACAGGAAAGACATGACCCAATACAGCCGCAATACCAAAAGCTAACTGCAAATTGATATATATTTCTGTTGAAGGCACATAGCTTGTAAACCATACCAAATCCACAGCAATAAAGCCTTTCAATACATCTAGAATTAGAACAGGAATTCCTGCTTTTTTTCCTAGAACTCTAAAGGTATTGGTTGCTCCAGCATTGCCACTACCGTATTCTCTAACGTCAATGCCTTTAAATAGCTTACCAGCTATTATACTAAAAGGTATAGAACCTATGAGGTAGGAAAGAATTAGAAATACAATATTAGACCCTGTAAGCATAACGGCTAAAATATAAAGTTTGACTACTACCTAAAGAAACGCTTTTTGAAGTTATCAACATCTGTTTCTGAAGATAAATCGTATTGGTATTGGGCTTGTCCTTTGGATGCTGGCAGCTTCTTTTGTTGGGATTTCACTTCCAAGATACCAATGTTATAGTCTTCTATTGAAGAGCGACTAAGTAAGACCTCATTAGAATAGGTGAAGAAATACCATTCGCCAATATCTGTTTCTAAATACACATTAAAGATATCACCAGAATAGTCTTTATTGAGTTCCAAACGTCCTTTGTAAAGTTTGTTGATTTGAAAATCATTGACATTACCCAAGCCTAACATTTTCTTAGACATAATACTTGAATTCTCTTGATCCCACTCTAAGTTTACATCGTAGAAATAAAGTGTTTTCTTCAACTTAGAAGGTAATTTTTCAAACTGCCCATACATTTCGTATTCGAAAGATAAATCTTCATTCTGTAATATTCTGTTGAAGTTAGGAATATAAAAACTCTCTTTCATCTCCAATTCATCTGCCATAGGATCATTATATAAATCTTGCCCCATAAATTCCATAGCGTTTTTACTCATATAAAAATCTAGAGATAACATACATTTGGTTTTAAATGTATTTTCTACAGCGTTGTAGTTAAAATTACCAATGGTAGAAACATCTACTCTTCCTAAATCTAAACCGAGATTAAATTCTCCCTCTCCTTTCATCACACAACCTTCATTGGTCATAGTGAACTTACTAGCTAAAGAGTCTGTCTTGTCTTCTACAATAAACATAGAACGAGATGGATTGTAAGATAAATAACCATTAATAGGCATCATTACCAAGTCTGTTTCTATCTCTAAAGAAGACAAGAAAGCGGGGTATATCCTATCGTCAGACATGATAGGACCTACATAAAGATTCTTGCCGTTTTCGTCGAGCACCTCACCACCAATAGGCAATTGTATATCTTCAACACCTACATAATCGTTAAACTTTACCCAACCGTCTTTAACCAAATAACATTCGTGTTGTACTTGAAAAGCACCATCGTAATAAAACTCCTTTTGCGAGCCTTCCATCTTAACCGAACCTTTGTACGAAAACTGAGGGTTAAATTTAAAGTCTCTTTCAGCACTGATAGTTCCAATACCTACCGATTGATAAATACTGTCCACATACAAAGAATCAAATTTTATTAATTGCTCTT
It contains:
- a CDS encoding glycosyltransferase family 2 protein, which encodes MQLSVIIVNYNVKNLLRDCLLSVQKAALKLDTEIIVVDNASSDGSVKMLQEEFKGVKLIANSKNVGFSTANNQGIAQAKGQYILILNPDTLVYEQTFNDCMKFCSENTNCGGIGVQMLDANSNFLKESKRGFPTPKDSLLRLSFLNRLFPKSAYFNGYYLGHLNKDENHKVDVLAGAFIWIKKSIVDEVNGLDEQFFMYGEDIDFSYRIQQAGYDNYYLGTISILHYKGESTDTYSFKYIERFYGAMKIFSKKHYPYSYPLYHLGINTLIILHGVFNYFRRLLLKKG
- a CDS encoding dihydrolipoamide acetyltransferase family protein: MAKIELIMPKMGESVAEATIISWHKEVGETIEMDETIVEIATDKVDSEVPSSLEGVLVEKLFDVDAVVKVGEPFAIIETSAEESNEPATQEKMPESPASTPEVAQKIEEEIAQVKESVQKIENKGERFYSPLVRSIASEEGLSIADLDQITGSGKDGRVTKTDLLDYLQNKGTSAPTVEAPKVPTPSPTPTPKAATSTPPKVSMSGDKEIVEMDRMRKLIADHMIMSKQTSPHVTSFVEADVTTLVNWRNRIKDDFKKREGQNITFTPIFIEAVAKAIKDFPMINVSVDGTNIVVHKDINIGMAAALPSGNLIVPVVKGADQMNLMGITKTVNDLANRARNNQLKPDEIQGGTFTLTNVGSFGNVMGTPIINQPQVAIMAVGAIKKKPAVIETPHGDLIGIRHMMFLSLSYDHRVVDGALGGSFLRKVADYLEQFDDNTSI
- a CDS encoding exonuclease domain-containing protein; amino-acid sequence: MELTLKKPIVFFDLETTGVAVAKDRIVEISIYKVHPNGNKESKTWLVNPTIPIPAETTAVHGIDDAKVANEPTFKELAHDIKNMMEGCDLAGYNSNRFDIPLLAEEFLRADLDFDMKKRKAVDVQNIFHKMEQRTLSAAYKFYCEKDLENAHSAEADTQATYEILTAQLDRYDELENDIDFLSEFSTRGKPFADMAGFIVFNEDNEECFSFGKYKGQTVVSVLQTNPGYFSWIQQADFPLYTKKVLTQIKLRDF
- a CDS encoding SdpI family protein codes for the protein MEESSNIFLHLLIGPLLLVLSLIFFYFPPKKINLIYGHRTTLSMKNQDTWNEANKRSPYMMLLVSAITCIFQLIGIVFNIAFDKTILYATIFLVAGLIIGGILIEQQLKTIFDKDGNRKKQV
- a CDS encoding fumarylacetoacetate hydrolase family protein — encoded protein: MKIICIGRNYVNHAKELGNAIPSEPVFFLKPDTAISPKGHPFFIPDFTNNVHYEVELVIKINRLGKHIEEQFAHKYYSEIGLGIDFTARDIQEEVKAKGLPWERAKGFDGSAVISRTFINKEELDINNIGFSLSKNGDNVQEGNSKDMLFNFDKIIAYISQFYTLKIGDLIYTGTPAGVGQVANGDVLEGFISTQKMFVVKVR
- a CDS encoding adenylosuccinate lyase produces the protein MKKEALIHELTVMQNAALVHRNKACQYVLNDKSNIPLLIELTFEIKVKLSIRAAWILELVCKESLNHIIPYLDTFIQNMDKVKFDSAKRPCAKIGELIALDYENDGIIKTKLTPKHKEQLISCCFDWMISNEKLAVDAYAMMILYIFGKEIDWIHQELSSILENNMANKSAGYRARGLKLLKLMKT